GCGCTTTGTTTTTAAATCAAGCTCTTCACCGAACTCTGTGTTGTAGTTCACATTTCTAATCCGGTCAAAACGGTCGTTAGGCTCCACTTCCCTTTCGACATCCGTTACGATTTCCTCATTTGATTTAAATAGAAGTCCAATCGTTACCAGGCCGCTCAGACCCACAATGGCATAGACAAGCTTTGCAAGAATAGTCGTTTGGCCTCCAAACACACTGGCAACTAAATCAAAGTTAAAAAATCCAATCAATCCCCAGTTAAGCGCGCCAATAATGACCAATGTCAGCGCAATACGCATTAAAACGCTCATGTTGTACACCTCCTCAATATATACGATTGAATCCAGTACGATTTTGTATAGATTCTTTATTATAGTTCACTGAAAGAGACTTTTCATACATTTTCATACAAGACAGTTCTATTTTTATCTTTCAGACTCTACAGTAGAAGAACATTATCTACGAAAGCAGGGATGAAGTGAGAATAAATGGTGTTTTTTCAGGCGGCGGATTAAAAGGTTTTGCACTGGTCGGTGCTGTACAGGAGCTGAATGATCAAGTTTATCGATTTGAAAACGTAGCAGGAACGAGTGCGGGGGCAATTTTGGCGAGCTTCTTGGCTGCAGGCTATACTGCCGATGAAATCGAAATCATGCTGGCTGAAGAAGATTTCCAGTCCTTGCTGGATCCTAGAAAAACGCTGTTGCCGTTTCCATTTATGAAATGGATCTCGCTTTATTGGAGAATGGGTTTGTATCAGGGAAAAGAATTGGAGAATTGGTTTTTTGATAAGCTTGCCCGTAAAGGCTGCTATTCATTTGGCGATCTTCCGGAAGGTTCGCTGAAATTAGTGGCATCTGATTTAACGAACGGCAAGATGCTGGTGCTCCCTGATGATCTGGAGCAATACGGTTATCATCCTGAAAAGTTTTCGATCGCGAAAGCGCTGAGAATGAGCTGCGGTATTCCATACTTCTTTGAGCCTGTGCGTCTCGACGGACCAAACGAAACAATCGTTGTAGACGGAGGTGTGCTCAGTAATTTCCCTATGTGGATTTTTGATGATGCATCGGCCAAAAAGCGGCCGACCATCGGATTGAAGTTAAGCCGAAATCAAAAAGACGTGCCGGGGCGTTCCATTCACAATGCGCTGCAATTATTTGAAGCATTATTTTCCACAATGAAAAATGCACATGATGAGAAATACATCTCACGTCAGCATGAAAACAACGTTGTCTTCATTCCGGTGGAAGATTACAGTGCCACACAATTTGATCTAAACGAAGAGCAAATGGAAGAGTTACTGTCCATTGGACGCAGCCGCACCAAAGAGTTTCTGTTAACATGGCAGCCTGTAAACCTCAAGTTAGCCAGTAAGCATATGTCATATAAATGAAATATTTGAATCTGAAGCAGTTTAAAACACCGTTACGGCGGGTAAATTGACTTATAAGGAGGGCTGCAATTATGAATAATGTAAATGAAAGTTCTATCTTCATCAGAGAACTTGAGCTGCTTAGTGATGAGTATCAAACTGCACCCGCCGATATCAAAACGATTATCTTACAAGATATTCAGTTACTTGAATCTGCGATCTCCCTGTTACAAAGTGACGTACAGTGACTTACTATATATAGATTTTGGCCTCAACGAAATAATTGCAGCATTTTATAGTCCCGTTCTGCACGTTCCTCTCCCGTTGCCAAGTCATATTTTTTTAACAGATGAAACATCTCATTTAATGTCTCTTGATCCAATGGCTTATCCAAAAACGACGTACAGCTTTTCACCAGTTCTTCGGGCATGAATGCCTGCTGCTCTGTTAGCTTTTGCACCACATCCTGAACCGTGTGATCAATTGGGCATTTGCTCATGTACATTCACTCCTTTGTCTACCACCATATCACAATATTCAATAATTTTAAAATGAAGACTTGTTGCTTAATTAATAGGAGCTGCGAGTCTTTTTTGCTCTACGTTTTCTTTTATTGCTTTTCTGTAAAAGTAATTTATGCCAGATATGCACCTGCAGCTGTATTTCATTCGACAGACGGGGAGTTGAGCAGACCATGACGACTAGTGCAAAACGCAGAAAAAGCATTTCTCCCCCTGCTCTCATTGCATTGTCCTTTTTGTTCACTATTATAAACGGCACATTGCTTTTGAAATTGCCTATCGCCACACAACGGCCGATCAGCTGGACAGATGCGCTATTTACCGCCACTTCGGCTACGACAGTGACAGGTTTAAGCGTGTTTGACATTGCTTCTACACTCACAGTTTTCGGTGAAGTTGTATTATTGCTGCTGATTCAAATCGGAGGAGTAGGATTAATGGCGTTTGCCGTTGCAGTGCTCATCATTTTGGGGCGGAAAGTCGGGATGAAAAATCGGATATTTATCCAGGAAACATTCAGTTACCAGTCTATCGGCGATACTGTACGATTTGTCGGTGAGATTCTTACGTTTGTCATTGTAATTGAAGCCATCGCATTCATCACTTTATCTATCGTGTGGGTGCCTGAATTCGGCTGGAAACATGGTTTATACTACAGCATCTTCCATACAGTCTCCGCCTTCAATAATGCGGGTTTTTCTCTATTTCCTGATAACTTGACTTCGTTCGCAGGAAATCCGGCAGTGACGCTCATTCTTTCCTCATTATTTATTATTGGCGGAATTGGATTTATCGTTGTGAAGGATATCATCCAAAAGAGATCGGTTCAGCACTGGTCGCTGCATGCGAAGATGATGGTTTTCGGCACATTGACAGTGAATACCGTTGCTGCGCTTTTCTTGCTGATCCTGGAGTTCCATAATGAGAAAACAATCGGCAGCTTACATTTCATTGAAAAATTGTGGACTTCCTATTTTCAGGCCGTAACACCGCGTACGGCCGGATTTAATATGGTGGCTATCGGAGATATGGAGGAACCTTCACTTCTGCTTACTCTTATCCTGATGTTCATCGGAGGAGGCAGCGCGTCCACCGCCTCCGGTATTAAATTAACTACTTTCATGGTTATAGTATTAGCGACTCTAGCCTATTTTAGGGGAATTAAAGAACCGCATATTTTTCGTCGAACGATTAAAACTGAGATTGTGTTTCGTTCCATGGCAATAGGTGCAGTCAGTTCCGGTGTTGTTTTTGTCGCTTTATTTTTACTGACGATTACCGAGAGAATGCCTATTTTTCCTTTGCTGTTTGAAACAGTATCAGCGTTTGGAACAGTGGGGCTTTCTTTAGGTATTACAGGTAATCTAAGTTCTGCCGGTGAAGTAATTCTCAGCTTCGTAATGTTTTTAGGCCGTATCGGTCCACTGACGCTCTTCTTCCTGCTCATTCATAACAAAAAAGAATCCTATCGTTATCCATACGACCAGGTTCAGACAGGTTAATAGATAGCGGCAAGCTTCCAGAGATCATTCTGGAGGCTTTTTTATCGTTGACTTAACTGTTATAACTGTATACACTGTTCATATACAGTATATAACGAAAGAAGGTGATGTATTGAATATTGTCATCTCCAATTCAGCGAACCAGCCGATTTATTTACAAATTAAGAATCAGCTGAAAGAGCAGATTCTACTAGGCGCACTGAAAGAGAAAGAAGCGCTGCCATCTATACGCAAACTGGCGAAAGACTTGCAAATCAGCGTAATTACAACAAAAAAAGCATATGAAGAACTAGAACGGGATGGGCTGATTGAAACATTTCCGGGTAAAGGATCATTCGTCGCCGCACAGAACCGTGAGCTTTTGAAAGAAGAACGTTTAAAGAAAATCGAAGAACAGCTGGTGAATGTGATTGAAGACGGACGGGCATTTGACGTAGGCCTTGAAGAACTCATTCATATGCTGACTTTACTTTACGAGGAGTGAAGAGAATGGAAAATATAGCTGAAGTACGGAATCTGACGAAGCATTTCGAGGGTTTTGCATTGAATGATCTCAGCTTCGACATTAAAAAAGGGTTCATTACCGGATTCATCGGGGCAAATGGCGCAGGAAAAACGACGACGATTCGCTGTCTGATGGACTTGATTCGATTTGAAAAAGGAGATATACGGGTTTTTGGCGAGTCCCACGAACATGATACAGCGGAAATCAAGCAGCGCATCGGCTTCGTCTATGACGCAAATTTCTATTATGAGGATCTTACTATTGAAAAAAACAAACGAATAATTGCTCCTTTTTATACAGATTGGGATGATGAATTATTTTATTACTATTTGCGGAAGTTTCAGCTGAATACCGCAAAACGCGTAAAGCATCTGTCGAAAGGAATGCGCATGAAGTTTTCACTGGCGATGGCTCTTTCTCACCATCCTGACTTTATTATTATGGATGAACCCACAGCCGGGCTGGACCCGATCGTACGGCGGGAACTGCTCGATATGATGCAAGATCTCATACAAAATGAGGAAAAAGCCATCTTCTTCTCGACTCACATCACAACCGATCTGGAGAAAATAGCAGACTTCATTGTTTTCATTCATGACGGCCGAATTGTTTTTCAGGGAGAGAAAGAGGAATTCACAAAGCGCTACGTCTTAGTAAAAGGCACCGCAGATCAGCGCTGTCTGCTGACTGGTTTACCTGTAATCGGATTACGTGCAACAGACGTCGGCTTTGATTGTTTGGCGGATACCGAGGAGATTTCTGCAGAACGCCTGCAAGAATTGCTTATTGAAGAACCGACACTTGAAGATATTATGTACTACACAGGAAGGAGCGGATCCGAATGAATGCTTTAATCAGAAAAGATTTATATACGCAAAAAGCGAGTACGTATTTCCAAGCGGCCTTGTGGTTCGTCATCTTTACAAACTTTTTTACAGATGGTCAGCCGGTGCGCCATGTCTTACTGCTGGTATTCACCGCTTACATCATAGCAACTTCAACGAGCAACAAAGCTTTTGAGAAAGAGTCAGTACTATTAAATAGCCTTCCGGTCACCAGAAAACAATTCGTCGTGGCTAAGTATGCGGCCGGTTTCATATGGTTCGGCCTTTCCGCAGCCGCGGTGCTCGTTTATATCTTCTTATTTGCTACGTTTGCGCCATTTCCTGCCCGGATGATGACGGTACCTGAATTACTTATCGCACTGGGATGCTTTTTCATCATTATCTCTCTATTTTATCCCCTGCAATTCAAAGCGGGCTACGTACTGGCGATTTCTTTGACAATTATCTTGCCATTACTGAGCCTGATGTCGTTCAGAATCATACTGAACATCATGGAAAATCCACGAATGGTAACGGAACAACAATTCTTTCGTCAGACCGCAGAACTTGTTACTGCCAATCAGTGGACTATTGCATTCTCCGTCCTTCTCGTCAGCGCCTTGGTGACATGGCTGTCGATTCTGTTATCGGTACGAATTATCCGCAAGACCGATTTTGATCATGTATGATGTTTGAAGGCGGACGCTTTCCGCGGGCATAGCTTGTGTCTATGCATTCATGCAGGTGTTGCCGCCTTACACTCCAGTCAACTAAGTGACAACTTTTCACTTACTCTCTAATCGCACTCCATTGCAGAACAATAACAGTTGAATTCGTAAGACATTCTTGGCAGTTGATAAATTTCAGTTCTCAAAACGCAATTGGCAGACTACAAGGCTGATAACTCGTTTAAAAACGGCAGCAAAACTTTTTCAAAATCGGCCGATTCATCATTGGCCAGCTGTCGTAAATAGTGTGCTGCCTTGGACTTTTGTTCAGCCGATAATTGCGCGTATAATTCAGGATCAGCAAACTTCTTCATAATACGAGCTACTGTGTAAATTTTAGATTCTGTTGTCATACGCATATAGTTATACTGCATTTCCGCATGTCCATACAGTGTATATAACGCCTCTGCATAATCTGAGTCGTACTCTTCATTTTCAAAAAAGAGCGCACTATCTCTTAGCGTATCTTGAATACCATGATCCATCCCTGCTTCATAAACAATCATTTTATTATAAAATACAAACGCCATAATACTGCATAATATCGCCAATACACTAAGGCTCACTTTTACTTTCATAGTACTATCCCCCGGCTTCTCTAATTTAAGTAAATTACAATCCGCAGTTCGCTGCGTTACATCGCCTATCTATTAAGTAAACTGCTCACTTATAATGTATTTTAGCTTGAGAATTTCTTGTGCCTTTCCGCGTTTCCAATTATTTTTAGAGTCCTAATGAAAGAAACTGGCTGACTCGTGATTTTTTAGGCGGTGTACTATTGATAGTCGCCTAGCATACTGATACAACGAAAATGGGGACAGCAATTCATCTGCGAATTGCGTCCCCATGTATCATGCTTTTTAACGTTTCTCCTCAAGTATTGGCCTTTACTGCAGCAGAAGACCTTTTTTTTATGTTCCACAATACGTCTGATATGAACTGCCGTCAGAAGGCGGGGCTGTATATTCTTCTTGCTCTGCTGTATATGCGTAAGGATTTTCGAGGACGTTCAGCAGCTTTACAAAAGACCGCATATCTCCGTCTTCCGCTGCCTGCAGCGCTTCTTCCACCCGGTGATTTCTAGGAATTACTGAAGGATTATACTGTTTCATCAATGCTTCTGCCGCCTGCGAATCTTCAGGCTGACGCTGCAGTCTGGCTGTCCATCGCTCTTTCCACTTCATAAACTCCGGGTCATCAGACATTGCTTCTTGCTGTCCAAGCGTTAATGAACGAAAAGTATTCGTATAATCCATCTGTTGACTTTCCATGATCGTGAGCAAATCTGTTACAAGTGTTTCGTCGCCCTCTTCTTCATTGAACAAGCCCAGTTTCGACCGCATTCCGCCCATCCATTCCATGACATACAGCTTCGCGAATTCAGCCAGCCTGCTCTCAGCCAGCTTCACCGCTTCCTCTTTCTCTTCGTGAAGGAGAGGCAGGAGTGTTTCGGCAAAGCGGGTCAGATTCCATTCCGCGATACCCGGCTGATTGCGATATGAATAACGTCCCTGCACGTCAATGGAACTGAAAACGGTTTGCGGGTTATACGTATCCATGAATGCGCACGGACCGTAGTCAATCGTCTCACCGCTGATTGTCATATTATCAGTATTCATCACACCGTGAATGAAACCTGCAAGCTGCCACTTGGCCACCAAGGAAGCCTGGCGTTTAATAACGTGCTCAAGCAATGACAAATAGGGCTGCCGGGCATCAGCAGCTTCCGGTACATGGCGCGTAATTGCGTAGTCCGCAAGCGTCTGCAAATCTTCTGTTACTTGTCTTGCAGCAGCGAATTGAAAAGTACCGACACGCAAATGACTCGAGGCGACTCTGGTCAGCACGGCCCCGGTCAAAACGGTTTCGCGGTAGACAGGCTCTCCCGTCACTGTCACAGCTAAACTGCGTGTTGTCGGAATACCAAGTCCATGCATTGCCTCACTGATCAGATACTCACGCAGCATCGGCCCCAGCGCCGCACGTCCGTCTCCGCCGCGCGAATAAGGTGTTCTCCCTGATCCTTTCAGCTGAATGTCCACCCGTTGCCCCTGTGGTGTCACTTGCTCACCGAGAAGCATCGCACGCCCGTCACCCAGCATCGTAAAATTACCAAATTGATGACCTGCATAAGCTTGGGCAATCGGTTCAATATCTTCTATTTTTGAATTTCCCGAAAAGATCTCCACGGCATCTTCTGCCTGCAATAGCGACGCGTCAAGTCCCAATGAAACAGCCAGCCTGTCATTGGCAATGACAAGCTGTGGCGCACTGACGGTATTAGGTTCTACAATCGAGTAAAATGCATCCGGCAACTGGCGAAAACTGCATTCTATATTCCATCCTAACAGGTGATTACGCTTCATATATTTTCATTCTCCTCTGCGTGATGCTGTACTATGAATTGCTTTTTGTAGTATTCCCTCAAAACACTAAATGTTCACCAGGCTGCAAATGATACATCCTGAATAAGAAACTTGAAGCACCGCGTTTAATGGCATTTAGAACTTTTTGCTTAATTTAGACATGATTTAACACTAAGATATATTGAATTATATGCAATAATGTCTATAATAGTAAGAAATACCTTTATAGGAGGCCATTTAATGTCATCATTTCGTCCTAAAATGGATATGGAGCAGTTACTGCAAAGAGGCACCGATTTGAATTCTTCACCGCGTTTTCAGGAAACATTACAATATAATAACTTTCAAAAAAACGATGTTCGTAATCTGCAGGAGCTTTACAAAAAATGTGAAAACATCACACCAGGCATTACAGATATTTTTGAACAATACTTAACAGAATTATCCCCGACTCATAAAAACTCTGTCCCCCGGGCATTAATTGATGAGTATTTACATGACTTTTTCACGATGACACGCGGCACAGAATATATGGAAAAAACATTGCGATTCTTTTTCACCTTGCGAAAGCATCAGTTCGAGGCAGGTAAAACAATCGTCATGTTTAACCAATTTGCTTTTTATATCCAGACGCATGTATTGTATCATTTCGGTTATCGGCCCGCCAAAGCATTCGAATTGCTGAAATCCCTTCAGGCAGCAGTAAATATTGACCAGCAACTATATATCGAACTGATGACAGAACAAACGGTAGAGCACGTGGTGACGGAAATTTCAGGACTGGTGGATGCAAATGCAAAGATTATGTTCATGAAAGATTTGATATTCAGTCTGGACCATCAATCTGATGAAATTCAATCATCGACGGCTGCAACCGAGCAAATTACGGCATCCATTACAGAAGTAGCCAACACCTCTTCGCGAATTTCAGAAAAAACTGCGGATTCCGTTGAGTATGCTGTCAATAGTAAGAAGACTATTGAAACCACATTAGAAGACATTTTCCAAACAGAAGAGCAATTCCGTTCGATTGTAGATACCTTTTCTTCTCTCCAGCATCGGGTCGGTGAAATCGAAAATGTTGTGCAATTAATTAACGGCATTGCGGGACAGACCAATCTATTAGCGCTAAACGCATCCATTGAAGCCGCACGTGCCGGTGAACACGGTAAGGGATTCGCTGTTGTAGCTCAAGAAGTCCGTAAGCTTGCCGAAAATACCGTTTCTGCATTGGCAGAAGTTACGGATAACGTAGATCATTTAAAGTCTTATGCCAACAATGTCTCCCGTTCTATTGAAAACACCACTACAATCATTACGCATGCAACAGCAGAAGCAAAAAATGCTTTACCGCTGCTCTCAGCAATCGTAACAGCCATCGAAGAAATCAATATGGATGTCAGCAACACCGCAGCCATATCAGAGCAACAAGCCGCTTCTATTGACGAAGTATCGCATCGAATGATGGCGATCTCACAAACACAGGAAGATATTCGTCAATATGGTGAAAGCACATCCGCTTCCATATACGAATTAAGCCAAGAAATTAATAATTTTCGTTTACGTGTAATCAGTGAAAATAGCGTTCATTTATCTTCTAAAGCCTTACTCCATTTATCGAAAGCTGATCATATTCTTTGGAAGTGGCGCATTTATAACATGCTGTTGGGTCTGGAAACCGTGAAGCCGTCCGATGTTTCTTCTCATAAGGACTGCCGTTTGGGCAAATGGTACAATGAAACCCAAACAAAGAACAGACTTGGCCACTTATCCTCTTATCAAAATATCGATCATCATCATGCGCTAGTGCATAAATACGCGCGTGAAGCAGCTGCTCACTTTGAACAAGGAAATCGTCCGGCAGCTGAAGAAGATTTGCGTCAACTAGAAGTTGCTTCAATTGAAGTAGTCAGACTCCTGGATGAATTGATTGACGTGCTGGAGCAAGAGAGCGCGAACTTGCAGCCCGTATAAAATTATAAAAGCTATCCTGAATATGACGTTCAGGATAGCTTTTTCATTAAACTTTCGACAGAGAAAATCCTCTTCCCAAAATTTCCGATGCATTCAGGAACACGACAAATGAATGCGGCTCTTCCTCTTGCAGCACTCTTTTTAAGTAAATGGCTTCTGGCTGCTCTACTACACATAAAATCATGGTCTTCTCCTGATTGGAGAACCCGCCGACTGATCGCACTTTGGTCAATCCCCTGTCAATTTCTTCTTTAATAATCGTCTGAATACGTTCTTCATTATCTGTAATAATCAATACTAACTTAGAAGGGGATGTCTGGAGCTGAACGAAGTCGATCACTTTACTTGTGACAAAAATCGCCATCATCGCAAACAGCGCTAATTCTAAGCTGAAGACCAAAGCAGAAGCAATGACGACCAGTCCGTCCACAAGCATTTGCGCATAGCCGCTCGACAGACCCGTATACTTCTTAACGATCTGCGCGACTGTGGCAAGACCGCCTGTCGACCCATTCCCCCGATAGACTATACCCAGTCCGACTCCCAGCATAATCCCTCCATAGATAGCGGCCAATAACGGATTGTCGATGGTTGATGGAATGTCTGCAGACAGCCAGATCGTAAGCGGCACGAAAAATGTACCAACCAAAGTTTTCAGACTAAAATCCTTACCGAGAAGCACCAATCCAATGAAAAAAATCGGAATATTGATGAGCCACTGAACAAAGGCTGGTTCAAATCCATACAGTCCATAAAGAATCGTACTGATTCCTGATACACCGCCTGCAGCAAGTCTTGCAGGAAGGAAAAATATATTAAAAGCCAGTCCAACCAGAACCGAGCCGGCGATAACCCATATGTATTCGATTAATAGCTTTCTCTTTGCTGTATAGGTCTTCACATGTAAAACCTTCCTCTCCCGATGTTCTAAAAGCACTTTTGTCATGTTATATCATAACGCAAAAATGGTCATCTGTGATATTTCTAAGAAGCATGGCGGTTCAGAATTTATTTGTGGTTATAATTACCCCGATTCATGCATCTACTGGTTCAGGTGGTAAAAATTAACGGAAGGACGCGATGAATTGAAGTTAACACCATTTATGGATGCGTTACCTATTCCTCAATACCTGAAAGCCATGGAGAGGCATAAGTGTTACACCTATTATGAAATCGGAATGAAGGAATTTGAACATAGTTTCCACTCCGAATTACCCCCTACGAAGATATGGGGCTACGAAGGACAGTTTCCGGGACCTTTGGTCAGTGTCAACAGCGGGGAATGTGCGCACATCAAATGGAAGAATGAGCTGCCCGACAAACACTTCTTGCCAATCGACCGTACGCTGCATGGTTCAAGCGAGCATATGCCTGACGTTCGGACTGTCGTGCATTTACACGGTGCAGAAGTAGAGCCTGAAAGTGATGGTCACCCGGAAGCATGGTTTACAAATAATTATCATACAGTCGGAGCTTTATTCGATTCGCCGGTCTATAAATATAATAATAATCAGCGGGCCGCCACACTTTGGTATCATGATCATGCGGTCGGTATTACACGTTTGAATGTCTACGCAGGACTCGTTGGAATGTATATTATTCGAGACGAGGAAGAGCGCAGATTAAACCTTCCGTCCGGCGCGTATGAAGTTCCGCTGATTATCGCAGACCGCGGATTTAATGATGACGGCTCTCTTTTCTATTCTGATACAACAAACGTCAGGCCTGGTCCTGTGCAGCCCGGACTGACTTTCCCGCATCCATCTGTCACGCCTGGCGAGGCGTTTGAAAACATCACAGTAAACGGTAAAGTCTGGCCGTATTTCGAAGTAGAGCCGCGTAAATATCGATTCCGCATATTAAATGCCTCTAATGAACGTTTTTATCGAATCCATTTATCTAACGGCACGAAATTTATTCAAATTGGTTCAGACGGCGGATTAATGGAAAAGCCGGTATTTATGAATGAATTAACGATTGGACCTGCTGAGCGGATGGATGTCGTCGTCGATTTCTCCAAAATGAATCCGGGCGATACGATTGTAATGGAAAACACGGCAGCCACGCCATTTGATTTTCCGCCGCCGATAGGCAATGTACCTGACCCAGAAACGGACGGACAGATCATGCAGTTCCGCGTGATTGAATCGATAGGGCCTGATACGAGCAAAGTACCGGCCACACTCAGTAAAATACCAAAACTGCGTGAATGTGATGCTACCGTGACAAGGGATATTACGTTGGACGCGGACATCGATGAGTATGGCCGTCTTAAGTTCCTTCTCGGCAATAGAGGATTCATGGAACGAATCGATTTCAAACCTAAACTGAATGATACAGAGATTTGGCGATTCATCAATACGGCAGGCGCCACACATCCGCTGCATATTCATCTCATACAGTTCCAAATTCTCGACCGCATTCCGTTTGACGCCCAAGGCTTTACGGCGAATGGTTTACTTGAATTCACCGGACCGGCTGAACCGCCCGCTGAAAATGAACGCGGCTGGAAAGATGTAGTCCAGTCTCCGCCGGGGTATGTAACTCGCGTTATTATGCGCTTTGCCCCGTTCACTGGCCGTTATATGCTCCATTGTCATATTTTAGAGCATGAAGATCATGATATGATGCGTTCATTTGAAGTAGTTGGCCGGAAGTGTGAATGCAAAACCATTTGCACTTGCACAAGCCGCAAAGCAAAACGGAAATGTGAATGCAGGAAAGGCTGTACTTGCCGCGGCAAGTGTACATGTAAAAAATCTTGCACATGCCGTAAAAGAAAGCCATCTCCTCCATCCCATGAGGAAAATAATGATAAAAGATGCCCTTCATGTTCTCCTTGTTCAGAGACGTACCGATGCGAATGTGAATGAACGAACCCCGCGAGATCTTACTCGCGGGGGTTTTATGCTTCTATCAAATAGTCATAGAGTTTAGTTTCTACCGGATGTTCCATTATCATATTCATATGGACGACAGGCAGACGTTTGCCTTTATCATCCGACATGCAGTCTTCTGCCACGCTTTGTTGATCTGGTATTCCTTTGCCTAAATAATAAAAGTCTGTACCTTCGTCATCATCCTTCTTCACAAACAAGTGAATGTCAA
The Sporosarcina sp. P33 genome window above contains:
- a CDS encoding YitT family protein encodes the protein MKTYTAKRKLLIEYIWVIAGSVLVGLAFNIFFLPARLAAGGVSGISTILYGLYGFEPAFVQWLINIPIFFIGLVLLGKDFSLKTLVGTFFVPLTIWLSADIPSTIDNPLLAAIYGGIMLGVGLGIVYRGNGSTGGLATVAQIVKKYTGLSSGYAQMLVDGLVVIASALVFSLELALFAMMAIFVTSKVIDFVQLQTSPSKLVLIITDNEERIQTIIKEEIDRGLTKVRSVGGFSNQEKTMILCVVEQPEAIYLKRVLQEEEPHSFVVFLNASEILGRGFSLSKV
- a CDS encoding multicopper oxidase family protein, which encodes MKLTPFMDALPIPQYLKAMERHKCYTYYEIGMKEFEHSFHSELPPTKIWGYEGQFPGPLVSVNSGECAHIKWKNELPDKHFLPIDRTLHGSSEHMPDVRTVVHLHGAEVEPESDGHPEAWFTNNYHTVGALFDSPVYKYNNNQRAATLWYHDHAVGITRLNVYAGLVGMYIIRDEEERRLNLPSGAYEVPLIIADRGFNDDGSLFYSDTTNVRPGPVQPGLTFPHPSVTPGEAFENITVNGKVWPYFEVEPRKYRFRILNASNERFYRIHLSNGTKFIQIGSDGGLMEKPVFMNELTIGPAERMDVVVDFSKMNPGDTIVMENTAATPFDFPPPIGNVPDPETDGQIMQFRVIESIGPDTSKVPATLSKIPKLRECDATVTRDITLDADIDEYGRLKFLLGNRGFMERIDFKPKLNDTEIWRFINTAGATHPLHIHLIQFQILDRIPFDAQGFTANGLLEFTGPAEPPAENERGWKDVVQSPPGYVTRVIMRFAPFTGRYMLHCHILEHEDHDMMRSFEVVGRKCECKTICTCTSRKAKRKCECRKGCTCRGKCTCKKSCTCRKRKPSPPSHEENNDKRCPSCSPCSETYRCECE